Proteins encoded within one genomic window of Bacillus thuringiensis:
- a CDS encoding MarR family winged helix-turn-helix transcriptional regulator: protein MDEKQHFFHIVSQTSRKFTKKFNERVSPTGLFSAQWAVIFRINQTGSCTQTELCQYLNVESPTMTRTLTRMETMGWIIRTEGKDRREKLISLSETAIKMIPVWQEEVDTFEEKTLEGINEDDLHQAFQVLQQIIKNLD, encoded by the coding sequence ATGGACGAAAAACAACATTTTTTTCACATTGTCAGCCAGACTTCTCGCAAGTTTACGAAGAAATTTAATGAACGCGTATCTCCAACTGGGTTATTTAGTGCGCAGTGGGCTGTTATTTTCCGTATCAATCAAACTGGTTCTTGTACGCAAACAGAATTATGTCAGTATTTAAATGTTGAATCACCAACGATGACCCGTACGTTAACACGTATGGAAACGATGGGCTGGATTATTCGTACAGAAGGAAAAGATCGCCGTGAGAAGCTCATTTCGTTATCAGAAACAGCGATAAAAATGATTCCGGTATGGCAAGAAGAAGTTGATACTTTCGAAGAAAAGACGCTAGAAGGTATTAACGAAGATGATTTACATCAAGCATTTCAAGTGTTACAACAAATCATTAAAAATTTAGATTAA
- a CDS encoding alpha/beta fold hydrolase translates to MGELVMIKPATMEFVSLSNGETIAYQEVGRQNTEILVLIHGNMTSSQHWDLVIEKLQDQYHIYALDLRGFGQSTYNQSIDSLQDFARDVKLFIDQLKLEKFSLMGWSMGGGVAMQFTANHPTFVEKLILVESVGMKGYPIFKKDINGQPIVTSLLKTKEEIAQDPVQIAPVLDAIKNMNKLYYRTVWNLLIYTHNQPEPDRYEKYLDDMLTQRNFVDVNYALITFNISDEHNGVVEGNKQIHHIKAPTLVIQGDRDYVVPQVVGEELAKHLPNAELKILEDCGHSPFIDCLDVFIKHVEHWLEQK, encoded by the coding sequence ATGGGGGAACTTGTGATGATTAAGCCTGCAACAATGGAGTTTGTTTCACTATCGAACGGAGAAACGATTGCGTATCAGGAAGTTGGAAGGCAAAATACAGAAATTCTTGTGCTCATTCACGGGAACATGACATCGTCACAACATTGGGATTTAGTTATTGAAAAGCTGCAAGATCAATACCATATTTACGCTCTTGATTTAAGAGGATTTGGTCAATCAACATATAATCAATCGATAGATTCATTACAAGACTTTGCAAGAGATGTAAAACTATTTATCGATCAATTAAAATTAGAGAAATTTTCATTAATGGGCTGGTCAATGGGCGGTGGTGTTGCGATGCAATTTACAGCGAATCATCCAACGTTTGTCGAAAAGTTAATTTTAGTAGAATCAGTAGGAATGAAGGGCTATCCAATCTTTAAAAAAGATATTAACGGGCAACCGATCGTAACGAGTCTATTAAAAACGAAAGAAGAAATCGCGCAAGATCCAGTACAAATTGCACCAGTGCTAGATGCGATAAAAAATATGAATAAACTATATTACCGCACAGTATGGAATTTATTAATATATACACATAATCAACCTGAACCGGATCGTTATGAAAAGTATTTAGATGATATGTTAACGCAACGTAATTTCGTAGATGTGAATTATGCGCTCATTACATTTAATATTTCGGATGAACATAACGGGGTTGTAGAGGGAAATAAACAAATTCATCATATTAAAGCTCCAACACTCGTCATACAAGGTGACAGAGATTACGTCGTACCGCAAGTAGTCGGTGAGGAATTAGCAAAACATTTGCCAAATGCAGAGTTGAAGATATTAGAAGATTGCGGTCATTCACCGTTTATTGATTGTTTAGATGTATTTATAAAGCATGTAGAGCATTGGTTAGAACAGAAATAA
- a CDS encoding MFS transporter, with amino-acid sequence MQSEKLWTKDFLGTCFSSLFLFLTFYMLMTTLPVYVIDGLKGKPEEIGLVATVFLISSVLCRPFTGKWLDDLGRKKILFISLSLFLAATVMYFGAQSLFLLLALRFLHGIGFGMATTATGTIVTDVAPAHRRGEALAYFGVFMSLPMVIGPFLGLTIISHFSFTVLFIVCSVFSLLAFLLGLLVNIPHEAPVKKHKQEKMKWKDLLEPSSIPIALTGFVLAFSYSGILSFIPIYAKELGLADIASYFFILYALVVVISRPFTGKIFDRFGENVLVYPAIIIFTIGMFILSQAQTSFWFLGAGMLIGLGYGTLIPSFQTIAISAAPNHRRGSATATYFSFFDSGIGFGSFILGIVAAKSSYHNMYFIAAIIVAFTLLLYYGLHGRKQKFKKQRTDGQISA; translated from the coding sequence ATGCAAAGTGAGAAACTTTGGACGAAGGATTTCCTCGGAACTTGTTTTAGTAGTCTATTTCTCTTCTTAACATTTTATATGCTTATGACTACTTTACCTGTCTATGTAATAGACGGCCTAAAAGGAAAACCTGAGGAAATTGGTTTAGTTGCAACTGTTTTTCTTATTTCATCTGTTTTATGTCGACCATTTACAGGAAAATGGCTCGATGATTTAGGAAGAAAGAAAATATTATTTATTTCACTTTCATTATTTTTAGCCGCCACTGTTATGTATTTCGGTGCGCAAAGTTTATTTTTATTACTTGCCCTTCGCTTCTTACATGGTATTGGGTTCGGTATGGCAACAACTGCAACGGGTACGATTGTCACAGATGTTGCGCCAGCTCATAGACGCGGCGAAGCACTTGCCTATTTCGGCGTATTTATGAGTCTGCCGATGGTAATTGGTCCTTTTTTAGGTTTAACAATTATTTCTCATTTTTCATTTACAGTATTATTTATCGTTTGTTCCGTATTTTCATTGCTTGCATTTTTATTAGGACTACTTGTCAATATTCCGCATGAAGCACCAGTAAAGAAACACAAACAAGAAAAAATGAAATGGAAAGACTTACTTGAACCATCTTCTATTCCGATCGCTCTTACAGGATTTGTTTTAGCCTTTTCTTATAGTGGCATTTTATCCTTTATTCCTATTTATGCAAAAGAGCTCGGTTTAGCTGACATTGCAAGTTACTTCTTTATTTTATACGCACTTGTTGTTGTAATTTCTCGTCCATTTACAGGTAAAATTTTTGATCGCTTCGGTGAAAATGTACTTGTTTACCCAGCTATCATTATTTTCACAATTGGGATGTTCATTTTAAGCCAAGCACAAACTTCATTTTGGTTCCTTGGTGCAGGTATGTTAATCGGTTTAGGCTACGGAACATTAATTCCTAGCTTCCAAACGATTGCAATTTCTGCCGCTCCAAACCATCGACGTGGTTCTGCGACAGCTACGTACTTCTCATTCTTTGATAGTGGTATTGGCTTTGGTTCTTTCATTTTAGGTATCGTCGCAGCGAAATCAAGTTATCATAATATGTATTTTATCGCAGCTATTATCGTTGCCTTCACTTTACTTTTATACTATGGATTACACGGACGAAAACAAAAATTCAAGAAACAGCGTACAGACGGACAAATATCCGCTTAA
- a CDS encoding MFS transporter, translating to MSMRFTFWIMVGIVAISGLSQGMLLPAIAMIFEQEGVSSSINGIHATALYIGILVISPFLEKPMQKFGMKPIIVIGGFLVIISLFFFTQTFSFWVWFILRFLVGVGDHMLHVGTQTWITTTSDPSKIGRQVSIYGVFFGIGFAVGPYLASTVQYGLATPFIISTILCLIGWLLLLPTKNAFPAQDEREVKSESSFSRYKQVVGLGWIALLGPLAYGVLEAMLNSNLPVYALRKGWSVSEVSFLLPAFAVGGIITQIPLGILSDKYGRDRILTWTFSISTGIFLLAAVFDQYYWIVFACMLLAGMVIGSCFSLGLGFMTDLLPRHLLPAGNILSGIAFSLGSILGPVLGGVFIEKIQYTSFFIAVMIIIGILAMVYMIYMKNQFASRKIESRLGHDKTT from the coding sequence ATGTCAATGCGTTTTACTTTTTGGATTATGGTTGGGATTGTAGCAATCTCGGGTTTGTCACAAGGTATGCTCTTACCAGCCATTGCAATGATTTTTGAACAAGAAGGGGTTAGTTCAAGTATTAATGGTATTCATGCGACGGCACTATACATTGGGATATTAGTTATTTCACCGTTTCTTGAAAAACCGATGCAAAAGTTCGGAATGAAGCCGATAATTGTTATTGGTGGGTTTCTCGTTATTATTTCATTATTCTTTTTTACACAAACTTTTTCATTCTGGGTATGGTTTATCCTTAGATTTCTAGTTGGAGTCGGAGATCATATGCTGCATGTCGGAACACAAACATGGATTACGACAACATCAGACCCGAGTAAAATAGGGAGACAAGTATCGATATACGGTGTATTCTTCGGAATTGGTTTTGCCGTCGGTCCGTATTTAGCAAGCACTGTGCAGTATGGTCTTGCAACGCCATTTATTATATCTACTATACTGTGCCTAATAGGTTGGCTCCTATTACTGCCAACGAAAAATGCATTCCCAGCGCAAGATGAAAGAGAAGTGAAGAGTGAATCATCATTTTCTCGTTATAAACAAGTTGTTGGATTAGGATGGATTGCGTTACTTGGGCCACTTGCATATGGCGTACTCGAAGCAATGTTAAATAGTAACTTACCAGTATACGCGCTTCGTAAAGGATGGTCTGTTTCAGAAGTATCCTTCTTATTACCAGCATTTGCAGTTGGGGGCATTATTACACAAATTCCGCTCGGTATATTAAGTGACAAATACGGAAGGGACCGTATTTTAACGTGGACGTTCAGCATAAGTACGGGCATTTTTCTACTTGCAGCCGTATTTGATCAATATTACTGGATTGTCTTTGCCTGCATGCTATTAGCGGGTATGGTCATTGGATCGTGCTTCTCATTAGGTCTTGGATTTATGACAGATTTATTACCGAGACACTTATTGCCAGCAGGTAATATATTATCTGGAATTGCCTTTAGTTTAGGAAGTATACTGGGACCTGTATTAGGAGGCGTATTTATAGAAAAAATACAGTATACAAGCTTTTTCATTGCGGTTA